The Desulfurispora thermophila DSM 16022 nucleotide sequence GGAGAAACCCGATGTGGAGAAGATTCTGGAAACAAACGTGACCGATACCAGGGTGGATGAAACAAAGATCGTACCGGACAAAGTGGTGGTAACGGGAACCGTTAATGTCCAGGTGGTCTATGTGGGCATGAGGCCCGACCAGTCGGTGCACGTTTTGCACCGCAAGATACCTTTCCGGACCTTTGTGGATGTACCGGGTGCCCAACCGGGTATGAAAGTGGATGTAAAGCCGCAGGTGGAGTATATCACGGCCCGGGTGGCCAGGGACGGCAAAATTACTGTGGACGCCGTGCTCAAAGTGCCGGTGCGGGTGAGCGAGACGCTGGAGACAAAGGTGCTGGCCTGTTTTGAGCAGGAAGTGACCTGCCCACCGGGCACCACCATCAATTACACCGTGCAGCAGGGCGATACGTTTTTCAGTATTGGCAAAAAGTTTGGCGTGAGCACCCAGCAAATGATTGCCGCCAACCCCAATGTCAATCCCAATAACCTGCAGCCCGGCATGACTGTCCAGGTTCCCTGCCCTCCGGCCAAGGGTTAATACTGCAGCGATACTTTTGCCGCGCTTGCTGCGGACAAAAAACTAAAATTTTTGCCATGATGGGAGGTTTTGGGTATGCCGATGGAATACACCATGCAGATGGACCACATGATGATGAAGTGCATGAAAATTAAAGTGCCTGTGGTGCTGGCCGAGGATGAGGCCCAGGTGCTTGTGGATTCGACCACCACCATGCCCGAGCTGGCCAAAAAGATCGACCACATTGATGTGCGGGTGATGGATCTGGAGGCCGACCCGGTTTTTGTGCACGAGGGTGAGTCCGACTGGCAGGTCAGCATCAGCAAGAAATGGCCGCATTACTGGGAGGAGTACCATGCCGGCAAAGCCTTTGTCAAAAAGGTGATTGTGCACGGCACGCTGCACAAGCAGATCTACTATGTGAACAACAATGATGATGTGCGTCACTTCGGGGAAGACATCCCCTTCACCAAGATGATTGAGCTGGATGAGCCCGAGCCGGTAATCGACAAGGACGAAGTGACCATTGATTTTCGCAAGGCCAGGGTGGACCTGACCTGGGACCTGGTGCGGCCCAGCCGCCTGCAGCAGACGGGTGTCATCGTCCTGCGCATTAAGATTGTGGAAAACCGGCAGGTCTTCGTGCACCTCTGCCCGCCGCCCGACAAGTGCAAGAAGGGCAACCTGGTGCGCGACCCCGGTCTGGAGCAGTGGGTGGGCAACATGCCGGTGGTCTGGGGCGGCATCAATGTGCAGCCGGCCACCCAGAATGTGAGCGGCGGTTCCCGGGCGGCCCTGCTGGGTGTGGATCCCGCCAGACAGGCGGCCATTTACCAGACGGTGCACCGGGGTATTGTCGCCGGCGCGTCCTACCGGCTGTGCTTCATGGCCCGCCGCCATTATCCGACGATGGGCGCCACCTGCAACTTCACCCTGTCCGGCCATGTGATGTACTACGATGATGAAGGCAACCTGCTGGCCAATCTTTCCCACAACTGGCCGGCCAGCCAGGTGGGGGACGGCTTCAACCAGTTCTGCTTTGACGTTGGCGCGGCACCCATGGAGTCGGCCTACGCCATGGTCTGGATAGTCTTCCGGCCCGAGCAGGGCAATGGCTGCCAGGTGGTTGTGGATGACGTTTCTCTGGTCTGCACCTCGGCCATGTAGTCATGGAAAAGCTTTTGCGTGAACTGCTGGAATACGTGGAAAAAAGCCGCACGCCGGTAAACCAGGTCAGTGCACTGCTGGGTATGCTCAATCTCACCGCTCTGGTGAGCATCCTGGCCGCCCGGGAAGGAGTGCCCATGCCGGCAGTGGGCGCCGCGCTGGCCGGGCAGGCGAGAAATGAACCCCCTGTTTTCGCTGCAGAGAGCGACCTGGCGAGGGCAATAGCCGGGATGAATTCGGGAGGCGTTAACCAGGCAGTAGATATGGGTATTGAAGGGGTTACCGGCGGGCGGGAAACAGACGCGCCCGGCCCCGCACCGCCACCTCCGCTCCCCGAACTGGCGACCATGCTGCAGCTTTTGCTCGGCAACCTGGGCGGGCCGCCGGGCGGCAGCCCGCCCGGGCCGGGGAGCAAAGTGGCGGAAGAAAGCGTACCGGAAAAAGCTGCCGAACCGGAAAATGAGCCGGGGGAAGCTTGAGCCTCCCCCGGTTTTATTTATGGTGGTCTGTTTTTATAAACCTTACATTGTATTTTGCACATAATTATGTCATTATGGCACAATAAATACGAGGTGATATGGATGCCCCGGATCATACCAATAACCGATTTGAGAAAAACCAATGAGATTTCCGAAATGTGTCATCAAAGTAAAGAACCCGTTTTTATCACCAAAAACGGGTACGGAGACCTGGTGGCCCTGCTTTTTGCAGTATTTCCTCTACCTTCGCCTGTTCTTCCCCTGACAAGTACGGCGCGATGATTTGGCGCAGGAAGGTACTTGTAGCCCTTGTCGTGCGGCTGGTGGACGGGATGATGGATCATCTTGAGGCACTCTTTCTGGTCTTGGTTATACCACGGGCACTGGGGCATGAGAAACTACCTAAAAATAGAAAAACCACCGGCCTGGCGGTGGTGTGGGTTTGGGGCTATTGCACTGACTTTTCCTGTGAATCGGTAGCTTTCTTCTTTAGCTCCAGCACTTCTTCCAGAGGTAATTCTGTGTTCTCGGCAATTTCCTCTGGCGAATAGCCTTTCTTGAGCATGTTCAGGGCGGTCTTGCGGGCTTTTGCCAGTTCACCCAGCATCCAGCCCTCTGCCCGGGCTTCTTCTCTAATCCATTGCTCAATCTTGGTCATCTTGAGCACCTCCAAAAGTTTTCTCCTGGCGTTTTCCTCCATGAACTTGTCGCTGATGGCAATTATTGCCCCCAGCAGGAACGGTGTTTCCGGTGTTTCGTTAGCCTTGGCCAGTTCAG carries:
- a CDS encoding DUF3794 domain-containing protein, encoding MPMEYTMQMDHMMMKCMKIKVPVVLAEDEAQVLVDSTTTMPELAKKIDHIDVRVMDLEADPVFVHEGESDWQVSISKKWPHYWEEYHAGKAFVKKVIVHGTLHKQIYYVNNNDDVRHFGEDIPFTKMIELDEPEPVIDKDEVTIDFRKARVDLTWDLVRPSRLQQTGVIVLRIKIVENRQVFVHLCPPPDKCKKGNLVRDPGLEQWVGNMPVVWGGINVQPATQNVSGGSRAALLGVDPARQAAIYQTVHRGIVAGASYRLCFMARRHYPTMGATCNFTLSGHVMYYDDEGNLLANLSHNWPASQVGDGFNQFCFDVGAAPMESAYAMVWIVFRPEQGNGCQVVVDDVSLVCTSAM